From Calothrix sp. PCC 6303, a single genomic window includes:
- a CDS encoding Gfo/Idh/MocA family protein, which produces MTNQGVIGIAIIGTGFGQKVHIPGFQAHHRTKVVAVYHRDINKAKQIATANQIPHSCDNLDDILNLPEVQAVSISTPPFLHYEIAKQVLAAGKHLLLEKPVTLNVKEAKELYQLAQQKGVIATVDFEFRYVPGWQLFSQLLSQEYVGKKRLIKIDWLGASRADATRPWNWYSQQSQGGGVLGSLGSHAFDYINWLFGAVNKLSAHFTTAIPQRPDPQTGELKVVDSDDTCMLMLELADGTPCQVSISAVVHAPRPHSLEVYGDAGTLILESENQKDYIHGFRVKGSKIGQPVAEIEIPQHLLFPKNYSDGRISAFLRVVDQWIQGIDQGEAVIPSLKEGVYSQLLMDLATESHHNFRWVDVPNLEDFILIP; this is translated from the coding sequence ATGACAAATCAAGGTGTAATTGGAATTGCCATCATTGGAACAGGATTTGGACAAAAAGTCCACATTCCCGGATTTCAAGCGCACCACCGCACAAAAGTTGTCGCTGTTTATCACCGGGATATTAACAAAGCCAAACAAATCGCCACTGCGAATCAGATTCCCCACAGTTGCGATAATCTAGATGATATTTTAAACTTACCTGAAGTCCAAGCAGTTAGCATTTCTACACCGCCATTTCTCCACTATGAAATTGCAAAACAAGTATTAGCAGCAGGGAAACATTTACTTTTAGAAAAACCTGTCACCTTAAACGTCAAAGAAGCTAAAGAACTTTACCAATTAGCCCAACAAAAAGGTGTAATTGCCACCGTCGATTTTGAATTTCGATATGTACCTGGATGGCAATTATTCTCACAGCTATTATCCCAGGAATATGTCGGCAAAAAACGCCTAATTAAAATTGATTGGTTAGGTGCTTCCCGTGCTGATGCTACTCGTCCTTGGAATTGGTATTCACAGCAATCACAGGGTGGAGGTGTCTTAGGTTCCTTAGGTTCCCATGCATTCGATTACATCAATTGGTTATTTGGTGCAGTTAATAAACTTAGCGCTCATTTTACTACGGCAATTCCCCAAAGACCAGATCCACAAACTGGAGAATTAAAAGTAGTAGATAGTGATGACACCTGCATGTTAATGTTGGAATTAGCCGATGGAACACCCTGCCAAGTTTCAATAAGTGCGGTAGTTCATGCACCACGTCCCCACTCCTTGGAAGTATATGGAGATGCAGGAACTTTAATTTTAGAAAGTGAAAACCAAAAAGATTATATTCACGGTTTCCGAGTTAAAGGAAGCAAAATTGGGCAACCTGTAGCTGAAATTGAAATTCCCCAGCATTTATTATTTCCCAAAAATTACAGCGATGGCAGAATTTCTGCATTCCTGAGAGTTGTAGATCAATGGATACAAGGAATAGATCAAGGTGAAGCGGTAATCCCATCATTAAAAGAAGGTGTTTATTCTCAGCTTTTAATGGATTTAGCTACTGAATCCCACCATAATTTTCGATGGGTTGATGTACCAAACTTAGAAGATTTTATTTTAATCCCCTAA